TTTGCTGTTTGTACTCATATTTCTATAGAAATTAGACCCATTTCGCCACAAGCAAGCGAGGAATTCACAAGCTCTCAGCCAGTTGGGTCTAATTTCTATGTTCTCTAAAAATTTGAATGACAAACAATCAATATTTTCGCGATTTGGCCATCCATTTTCTCAGTGCGACCTTCGTGATAAATTTTGAAGTAAACCGTTATTACCAAATGAAAGATAAAAACTCAAGATAAAGAACAAACTCCAAAGGTTACATGGAAACCAAACGTACATTTGGTACCTCGATTGCAAATAAATGTCTTGTTCGCAAGAgcacaaagaaatatttaaaattatcagtCGACGGCAAATTAAGATactattattaacaatttaagATCCTGGTGTTGGTGAAAAGTCTTGTTTATCAACAGAAAAAATCACTCAATTAACCGAAAAAACTGTTCAACTGTATGGGAAACTATAAATTTCACGTGGCCACTTCCTCGGTGCTTCCATCGAACTCGAGTTTCACGTCACCGGTCAAAACGAAGttgatattgaaatatcaacTTCGTTTTCCGTCGCATTCAACATGTTTAATGTCacctataaaagaaaaaaaaaagatattagtTCTAAAGATGTGAATATGgggattattttcaaaatatagacTACTAGAAATgctatgtaaaatgtaaaatcctgtttgaaataaaatactttcacattcttttattatattatattttgatgctaatttataaatcataactGAATTGACTTTTGATCTATTCTGGTCACTTTATCAAAAGAATGTTACGTTACTACTATTAAAGTATTCCAAAAACTAAATCAATTTATGTCACTTTATCAAAAGAATGTTACGTTACTACTATTAAAGTATtccaaaaactaaattaaattagattTCTATTGTTATaagaacaataataaattaaatactataTGGTTTTaactcaaattattttaatttgtacaatCAACTTTGATGTTTCTTTTCTTATGAAGATATATtacaattcaaaatatattcacaCAAAACAATCTAATAAAGTTCGTGCTTAGCCTACAAAAACAGAAATGCCACATACTTCTATAAAAGGCGCAGAGATTCAAAATCGTTTGATGTACCACTccgatattttttgtaaaatcattatttttcgtctaCTTTAAAGAATAGAAATAGATTGGCATTTTTAAGCAAGTTGTTAAAGCAGCATTCACAAATTTTCAAGATACATAACAGAAACCAAATGATTTcattgcaataaaaaagtaCGAACTATGTTATCCActacaaataagtaaaaatttttttcttgtacattttttattataattattatcataagtaTAGAAAACATAAAAAGTGCAAGCCGAATGGAGAATAAAGCATTAAGtacgtaaaataaattcaaacttTACTAActgaaatcaaataaaaataaaaataaaataagaacaccacaacaataaaactgcaaaaaaaaaaaccagcgaTAGATTTGTGTTAGTTAGTGAAGGTTTGAACCTCGGCATTAGTTCTTAACACTCCTTGGATGATGCTCAGTGGTGGAACTACCTGGGTCGCAGGCTTCCCGATCCTTGGCGCGATGCTGCTTACCTGCCTTACTGGTATACCTGCGTCTTCGAATGCCTTTTTCTTTAGTGTTGAACGTATTTGTGAACTGGAATTTATACATTAAACAATTTTAGAATCAATGCTAATATTTTCATGACAATATAGTAatcatttatactataaaaatggTCAGTCAGTTTTAATTATTGAGAAAATTGCAAAATTCGGTTTAATCAAactaaaaatcataaaaatgcaCATCcgacacaaataaatacatgtaattTAATGAACAAAGCCATTCAAAATGGGAAAAAACAAttatcataaaaacaaaaatttaaacgaAATTATAACTAGAACCAATACATTAGTGTGTTTGGATAAGCGGTGTAATAGTTTCCTTTATGCCGTTGCCACTGTAATCCGTGACCCCATTTCACCTTAAATTTCAAGACAGCTGATATTGTGGAAGTCACTTCGTATTAATTTTCAAAAGCGTCGATCTCAGGAAAAAGTTGAGTAATAGTTGGGTAGTAGTACCTTTCCAACCCCCATCGGATTAGTGATAGTGATAAATATGTAGTTAAAAGTCCCGCGTTGGAGAAACCTGTGGTCCTTAGTCCGGCATGCTAAACAAATCATATCATACTTACACTGTCCTGCTCTTTATGTGGTGACGGAGTTTGTTAAGGTCAACAGCAAACCGATGAACAGACGACCGAAGCATGTCAATCTCGTCATCTGTCCATTTtccactgaaataaaaaaaataaaaaaaaataatagttgaaATGCATGCCACGTGAAATTACTACCAGCAAAGACGTACGGTCAAGCGATACGATGCCACATAGAAACgaaattaggggtatggattttcCAAAACCAAACCCCTTCCGTCTTAGCGctcttccatcttagactgtaccGTAACTTACCATAAGGAGAAATCtatcttattttattccatATCTGAAAAAGCCTCTATTTAGCAGTGGACGTGCATGGACCGTCATGATATTATGACTCTGTATAGTAGTAATTCTATATACCCAGGCTGAGTATCTGCCATAGGATGTAGCATCATAGTCATTTTGGACAGGTTGTTGAATGCGGCGCCTGCTTCCCGGAATATTTCTCCAACCTTGAACAAAGAAAAATCAGGTTAAACTACCCCATTGGCTTTCTCTGAAAAATGTTTTCGAACGGGAAATCGTGAAGTCAGACTGTCCACGTTTTATCATCAGGTCTAGATCATCTCATGACGATCATGTGAAagtataattaatacattttggaaattcaaaaattcaaaattcatttacttcaagtaggcctaatataagcacttttgaaacgtcaagtctgtgtgtgtgtagtgactctacccaccggttcggaaggcggattctactgagaagaagccggcaagaaactcagcagttgctcttttccaacattaacaatttacattttacattttaaaattcatttttctatcttgtgagagatgaaagcggagccggatgcttccaagcaaccttgtcattaagaaattcatcaattgtttaataacctcgctgtaataaatgtgttttaacacattctttaaacttatgcattggtaggtccaaaattacctaaggaatcatattataaaagcgtatactcagtcccacaaatgacttctgcacctttcgcatacgatatgcagatgtcactaatttatgaccatttcttgtaagtcgactgtttatatccactttttgtttataaagactaatatgttgtgttacaaatactatattgttataaatatattgtgagactaccgtaaggatacttatttcttcaaatttttcacggagggattcttTATCATCGAATACAAGTGTAGctatttaaaacttttgaatttacCCGTCCTTTTAACCAAGTAACCGTTAGTAAGTCGGCCATCGATCGTACGATAGATACAAAGAATtaatagaatattataataactatcaCGTGGACAATCAATAAAACCCAACCACACACCGTCACCatagattaaaaatatgttCAATGGAATATTTTCTTCATAAGCTGGTACTGTACCGGCTCACCCTTACTGCAGTTAAATATTCAGAAGCTACGTAAGTTAAGGGGAAGGTGGAAATCGATAAGTTCACTACGCATGCGTATTGCAGCTAAGCTTTGCCCGggctgtaataataataattttcattatcattttcaAATCACTAGCAAAATGACATCCATAAAGTTAAGCTAAGCAAATCATCATAATATGACCTTCATAAGCTGGTACTGTACCGGCTCACCCTTACTGCAGTTAAATATTCAGAAGCTACGAAAGTTAAGGGGAAGGTGGAAATCGATAAGTTCACTACGCATGCGTATTGCAGCTAAGCTTTGCCCGggctgtaataataataattatcattatcattttttttgtattgcctGTGCTATGCAAAATAGGATGCTGTTTTTAACAATGTTATGATTTTGGAAAGAAGTTTCcacatttcaataaaattaaaattctcagTGAATTTACAAGActgaaaatattgtaaaaaaaaatctaattaaattattgctacaaataataatacacataccTACCACATATCTGAAAAtacgttataaatataatagtactcgtaatatattatacttacttaaGCCTTCTTACAACTGTTACTTGAGTATTTCtttcacacactcacacacacaatactaaatagaattaaataagTCAACCAAAGCtaaattatcataatttaaattaagaaaagcaGGAAAATACAACCAAGAGCAACAAAGGCTAGACATAAAATGAACAATGGTAGAAGGAATCAATACTGTGAAGCAGTGCCATTGCGCCGACGCGGCGCCGCCCTAAAGCTATGCACAGTGCTGCCAACACTGAAAATCCATAATTCTGAGCATGCGTTATGCAGCTCAGTGCTTGGCCGGGTCAGCCCAGCCAACGTATGCAGACCGTACACctaaataatagatttaaattagatataaataattacattagatataatatagatttattGCCAATACTTTCAATATTTTCCGATTAAATTTAGACCAAAGCGAGCTAGAATAAGATTGACTTGTCAGAATAacaattatttctgtattatttgaataaattttattttgaccgTCCGTTCTATCTATCATCAGTCCTACCGACTAATACGTGAATTTGGagtatttgattaaaaattatatataaattaaatgtagaaaaatGTATCACTCGCCAGCACCTATGGCATTAATCAAAACTTATAAATCATGTTTCAATGTAGTTTCTCTCTTTTCTTATGTTTTTCTCTAAACTTACGAATAAgctttgaaaaatctttttcttttaaaagttgACTGTAGACGGATACATGTTTGGTTGACTATATAATATTCAGATGTTTCAAGAGATCAAGATGAAGGGTGGTTAGGATAATCTATAAGCTGCCAGCGCATGCGTGTAAAAGCAGATAACTATGCCTGGGCAAGCTTAGAAAAACAGGACGTGTATACAATGCTTTTTCTACAATATGGTGATATTAAGTGGTAGTTTAGGTACTTTACCTGCTCACccttactactattaaatattCAGAAACTTCGAAAGGTCAAAAAAGGTGAGTCAGGATAATCAATAAATTTCCTTCGCATGTTATAGCTTTGCTCTATCTTAGAAAAACAGGAGTTCGTTTTAGTTCTATAAATACTTACTTCTTAGTAAGCATCTAGATTTAACCTCGCATATCAGAAAGTTTCTATTACAATCAGCTCATAAATAACCCTCGCGagtcaactttaaaaaatatacgtaCCTATACCGCAAAGTTGCTGAAGTAATCACTCCCTAATAAGTTAAATAGTAACTATATCATACAAATGTAAAATAGATTAATTTAGATGTAAGTTTTTGTCAacctctggcgcagcggttaaCACTGTGACCTTAAAAGCAGCGCTGACCTAAACAGACTTGGTGTCACGAACAATAGGACAGGTGGTAAAGTGTTCTCACGCCATGACATGTAGCTTACTATAAGCTGGCTATGGCTCTCAAAACTGCCCCTGCTCCCGCCATCCCTCGGTTAGTTAGTAGTTAGTACCTCCTAACCTGTCGCCAAACTTGCAACCCTTAAACCTTTTTAGTAGCGTTTTCTTGGGTCCTACGCCTGGTCAACCCGCTGGGAAACTTATTCCGCCTCTTGAGCATCGAGGTAAACCCCGAGCAGAGCGCAGCGGGCAAACCAAAACCCCGCTTCTCTGTTAATCCAGAAAAGGTCATCTTCTACGGGTGTACTATCCACATCTTctcaaaattattaatgtta
The sequence above is a segment of the Pararge aegeria chromosome Z, ilParAegt1.1, whole genome shotgun sequence genome. Coding sequences within it:
- the LOC120636629 gene encoding chromatin complexes subunit BAP18-like, with the protein product MTMMLHPMADTQPGGKWTDDEIDMLRSSVHRFAVDLNKLRHHIKSRTVSQIRSTLKKKAFEDAGIPVRQVSSIAPRIGKPATQVVPPLSIIQGVLRTNAEVTLNMLNATENEVDISISTSF